From Patescibacteria group bacterium, a single genomic window includes:
- a CDS encoding PIG-L domain-containing protein: MKNIVGVFAHPDDEALGPSGTIAKFAKKHNVYLICVTLGEASGKTEEEKLKIGEIRRAELMQSAKILGVKEVFFLGYQDGELKNNLYHRLANDIQRHLEDLRPEVLVTFEPRGVSGHIDHIVVSLVTTYVYYKLPFIKKLMYYCISKKEREQIGEYFIYFPPGYSRDEIDAIIDVAAYWEIKKKAMYAHQSQIQDVRRVMKNKEKLPKEECFLILKK; encoded by the coding sequence ATGAAAAATATTGTTGGTGTTTTTGCTCATCCTGATGATGAAGCGCTCGGACCGTCGGGAACTATCGCCAAATTCGCCAAAAAACACAATGTTTATCTTATTTGTGTTACATTAGGTGAAGCAAGTGGGAAAACAGAAGAAGAAAAGTTAAAGATTGGAGAAATACGCAGAGCTGAGTTGATGCAGTCAGCAAAGATTTTAGGAGTAAAAGAAGTCTTTTTCTTAGGATATCAAGATGGAGAACTTAAAAATAATCTCTACCACAGATTAGCAAATGACATTCAAAGACATCTGGAAGACTTAAGACCGGAAGTGCTTGTTACCTTTGAGCCAAGGGGTGTCTCTGGACACATTGATCATATAGTTGTTTCTCTTGTGACGACTTATGTTTATTATAAGTTACCCTTTATCAAGAAATTGATGTATTATTGTATTAGTAAAAAAGAACGTGAACAGATAGGTGAATATTTCATCTACTTTCCTCCAGGTTATTCGCGAGATGAAATTGATGCGATAATTGATGTCGCGGCTTACTGGGAAATAAAGAAAAAAGCAATGTATGCCCATCAATCACAAATACAAGACGTTCGTCGAGTAATGAAAAATAAAGAAAAACTTCCCAAAGAAGAGTGTTTTTTGATTCTGAAGAAGTAA